The DNA region cgaataaaagtttacttacatatataatgaaataaacacacatgctggagaaagaaacatcacaaaaatcagtcaatatttgtataaatggacgtcaaacaaataacaaaactttggctatacaattgctattattaattttaatttagcacATTTTAGGAATTAAAGGGTATAAGGTGAAACCACTTCATTTAGCTTCagtcaagccaatattgcaagtgtataatatttttcttgttaaagaatattagttttgaatcattagattatgtgaaaggttttttttttctctaactcaacaagagagatattggtttctaattgatagtttctatagcgattttcaagtgtaacaaagagtatatgTTTTTAAAAATGGTAtgacgtgaaatatttttttaaaaatgtaaacaaattatttcgaaaaaactctttatttttttctacttcaaatataataaaaagataagatatttttgaacattagtagagaatttttaaaattattataatagaagtcatatcacggataaactcaaaaaatcgaaatggtatggaatatttacataaatatccggccagatttattgtttactttttatagctaatataaatagatgatataccgacaacacacgattatatacatattatatatggattatatataaactacatatccttcaattttttaatttaagtggtcgggtgagcacctatttaggccgattagataaagccaaaagaaaagtatgaaagaatttcaaccaaagactaaaaatataaataaagttcttGTGTAGACAATTTtcattaaaactcatccttttatagtgaaataaattaattttttgtaacaaaagaaagaatgacataaaaaaataagataaaagaaaataaatattgaaaaacaTGTATGTAAGATCTAAAAACCAGAAATAAGAAATGACAACGAAATTcctcttatgtttcatctttgttgagtataaattTAGAAGCTAATCTcatcaatttcaaatatttttttcaactcaaatatatagattataagataaggatatcttagaatattatttttcatttacattgtgtgtcgtttttaaaaaatcactattactaacaaactgatatgatatttgaatttgaatttaaatgtaatttgagtagtttgcattgagggaaagccaagtatggtgtcgaaaaataaactacttgacaattttaagataatatatgcaatgttatatataacaatcaactaatttaacatttaatgattcaaagaacaaatattttgtatatatagggtattaaaaatttaaaatttgtggctagagatatcgataaacttaaaatggagtcatactgaaatcatttaaatttttagatagccgattaaagtgaattttaaattaaggataatatcttcacttgcatcattataaagataataattattgaaatatatataaaattttagaaattggaatttcaaaatagaaatatattttgaaagataatatcataccaaataagagttcaagtcgtagtaaaagagtcacatcgtaatcaaagaatcatttatattgtgtcaacctttgtgctttgccataaatatgagttattatttcgctttgtggctatttttaggtttcaatgacaccaatgagaatcgtgcaaaaataaaattatcactacgagatttgagaaaatgttagaCTTTTTTCACacagtgtttcttaattaatatctaacgattatctataattatttagaaggtttaaattttaaggttatttacatataattcaaataactcagatttttaacatggttaatgtcaaatatcaaaatggagtcatactggAAAAAAATATTCACTGGCTAAAAAGTTATTAAAttttttagatagccaactaaaatgagttttgaattaaggataatattttcacttacattattataaaaataattattattaaaaaataaaattttcgaaacttaaattttaaaaaagaaataatttttaagagatatcaacacaccaaataagagttcaagtagtagtaaaagaggcAAGTGgtatccaaagagtcattcatattctcaacatttgattgttttgccataaatatgagttattattttgcttcctgactatttttaggatccaatgacaccggcgagaatgataccaaaaaagaaaaatagaagaaatggttattttttttcatgtagtgttttttattaatatccaatgattatctatatttatcgaaaaagtttaaattttaatattatttacatataatccaaataacttaaatatttgacatgaaTAGTATCCGCGCATCCGCGCGGGTGCTAATACTAGTATATGAATCTTCTTGCATCTCCGCATCCTTTGCTCCTATTTTGACGCTGCTCTTTTCATGTagaacaaacaagaaaatcaaaatcaaacataaaaagtaaaaattataGCAACCCAAAATTCCAGGACCCTAGGGGGGAAACTATTTTTCATTTCCATTTACATGCATTGTCATTATCAATGACAATACGAAtcccaaaaatccaaattttATCAGCAGTATTGCTGCTGTTCTTCAttttcactttcatttcttctgCAGATGCAACAACATTCGACTGGGTCCAACAAGAATTCCTCAAGGCTCACAATGATCTAAGAGCAAGCGTTGTCGTCCCTCCATTGCAATGGGACGCCAATTTGGCTAATTTTGCACAATCTTGGGCTAATTCGCGCAAACAAGATTGCAATTATAGACAACATTCCACTAGTTCTTATGGCGAAAACATATACTGGGAACTATATAGACAGACACCCGCGAGTGGGGTTGTCCAAAAATGGTTCTCAGAGAAGCAATTTTTCAACCACGCGACAAATCTTTGCAATTGCCAGCCTGAACGCGAGAGATGTGAATGTGGCCATTACCTTAACATTATATGGCGTACTACCACAAAAGTTGGCTGcagttcatttacttattgcaATGATCAAAAGGGTGTTTACGTTGTGTGTTCCTATGATCCTATAGGAAATGTAAAAGGTGTTAACCCTTTGAATCCTGGTAACAATGTGGGTGTAACATCACCAAATTTACCACCAAAACCTTTGAATAATGGTACTGCGCGATATGCTAGAGgaagaggcagaggcagaggcagaaAGTCTCGACGTGGCAGAGGTAGACGAAACAAGCGTGTTTAAACGTCTCTAATTTCACTATTGGAGCATCGTCATGATTAATGACGGtgctccaaaaatagctgagatATGATCTCCAATGTAGCACTTTGTGTGTTCAGAATGTAACAAGTGTTCTGCTTCTGTTCAACTCATACATTAATGCATCAACATATTTTCTGATTTGAACTCGTGCTAATTTAAGGGaaacacttttttttttaactctctttattcaattttcttctttttgttctacaacaacaacaacaacatatctaGTATAATCTCACATGATGGAGTTTGAGAAAGGTAGTGTATATGcaaaccttatccctaccttgtggAGATAAAGAAAT from Nicotiana tabacum cultivar K326 chromosome 24, ASM71507v2, whole genome shotgun sequence includes:
- the LOC142178513 gene encoding pathogenesis-related protein PRMS-like; translated protein: MTIRIPKIQILSAVLLLFFIFTFISSADATTFDWVQQEFLKAHNDLRASVVVPPLQWDANLANFAQSWANSRKQDCNYRQHSTSSYGENIYWELYRQTPASGVVQKWFSEKQFFNHATNLCNCQPERERCECGHYLNIIWRTTTKVGCSSFTYCNDQKGVYVVCSYDPIGNVKGVNPLNPGNNVGVTSPNLPPKPLNNGTARYARGRGRGRGRKSRRGRGRRNKRV